Proteins found in one Allorhizobium pseudoryzae genomic segment:
- a CDS encoding SDR family NAD(P)-dependent oxidoreductase produces MSIDLTGKIALVTGASRGIGYFTALALAKAGAHVIACARTVGALEELDDQIQAAGGTATLVPFDLTDMTAIDRLGASIYERWGKLDILVANASILGVISPVGHIEAKVFDKVMLTNVTATWRLIRSVEPLLLKSEAGRALLLSSGVATDARAFWGAYAASKAAVEMLGRTWAAETEQTKLRVINVNPGATRTAMRAQAMPGEDPATLPHPSEVAEKLLPLCSEQMTETGRLYVVRKEKFVDYRLPE; encoded by the coding sequence ATGAGCATCGACCTGACGGGCAAAATCGCGCTGGTGACCGGCGCCTCGCGCGGCATCGGCTATTTCACGGCACTGGCGCTCGCCAAAGCCGGTGCGCATGTGATTGCCTGCGCCCGCACCGTCGGCGCTCTGGAAGAACTCGATGACCAGATCCAGGCGGCCGGCGGCACGGCAACGCTCGTTCCCTTCGACCTCACCGACATGACCGCCATCGACCGGCTGGGTGCCTCGATCTACGAGCGCTGGGGCAAGCTCGACATTCTGGTGGCCAATGCCAGTATTCTGGGTGTCATTTCGCCGGTCGGCCATATCGAGGCCAAAGTGTTCGACAAGGTGATGCTGACCAATGTGACGGCCACCTGGCGGCTGATCCGCTCGGTCGAACCGCTGCTTCTGAAGTCCGAGGCCGGGCGTGCGCTGCTGCTCTCCTCCGGCGTCGCCACCGATGCCCGCGCCTTCTGGGGCGCCTATGCGGCCTCCAAGGCGGCCGTCGAAATGCTGGGCCGCACCTGGGCTGCGGAAACCGAGCAGACGAAACTGCGGGTCATCAACGTCAACCCCGGCGCCACCCGCACCGCCATGCGGGCGCAGGCCATGCCCGGCGAAGATCCGGCCACCCTGCCCCACCCGTCCGAGGTCGCCGAGAAGCTGCTGCCGCTCTGTTCAGAGCAGATGACGGAGACCGGCCGGCTCTACGTCGTGCGCAAGGAAAAGTTCGTCGATTACCGCCTGCCGGAATAG